TCGGCATCGACTACGACATGCTGATTATCGACGAGGCGCACAAGCTGAAAAATAAGAAGACGACGAACTATCAATTCGTGAACCAGCTTCGGAAAAAGTATTGCCTGCTGCTGACCGCGACGCCGGTGCAGAACGATCTCAGCGAGCTGTACAACTTGATCACGCTGCTCAAGCCCGGCCAGCTCGGCGCGCAGGGCAGCTTCCTCGCGAATTACGTGGCGGACAAACGGATTCCGAAAAACGAAGGCGCGCTGCAGCAGGAGCTGCAGAAGGTGATGATTCGGAACCGGCGCAGCGACGGCGGCGTGCAGTTCACGAAGCGGCAGGTGCAGAACGTGCTGCTGACGCTGTCCGACGAGGAGCAGGCGCTGTACGACGGCGTGACGCGGTTCGTGAAGCAGCGATACGAGGAAGCCGGCGGCGACATCGGCAGCGGCTTGGCGATGTTGACGCTGCAGCGGGAGGTTTGCTCGTCGCGGGACGCGGTGTTCATCACGCTCGTCAATTTGTTCAAGAAGACGGCGGAAGATTCGCCGGTTCGCGCGCGCATTTGGGAGCTCGTGGAGTTGATCCGCGGAATCAAAGCGAATACGAAAGCCGAGCAGGCGATGGACATTATCCGCGGGATCGACGGGAAGGTCATTATTTTCACGGAGTACCGGGCGTCGCAGGAGTATTTGCTGCATTTCTTGAAGGAGCACGGCATTCGGGCGGTGCCGTATCGCGGCGGCATGAACCGCGGGAAGAAGGATTGGATGATGGACTTGTTCCGCAACCGGGCGCAGGTGATGGTGGCGACGGAGGCGGGCGGCGAGGGCATCAATCTGCAGTTTTGCCACCACGTGATCAACTTCGACTTGCCGTGGAATCCGATGCGGATCGAGCAGCGGATCGGCCGCGTCCATCGTCTCGGGCAGACCGAGGACGTGAAGATTTATAATTTGTCGACGCGCGGGACGATCGAGGAGCATATTTTGCATTTGCTGCACGAGAAGATCAACATGTTCGAGCTCGTCATCGGCGAGCTGGACACGATTATCGAGCGGGGCGATTCGCTGGAGACGAGCCTTGCGAAAATCGTGCTCGAGTCGCGGGACGATCGCGAGCTGCGGGCGAAGCTGGACTCGCTCGGGTCGTCGTTCGCGGGCTCGCGCGGCGGTTCGGCCGGAGGCGGCGGTTCGGCGGCGGCGCAGCGGAAGGCGCGCATCGGCGCGCTGCTCGACCGCGTGGCGGTCGACGTGCCGCCGGCGGGCGCTCTTGCGGCGCCGGGCGGCTCGGCGGCGGAAGCGGAGGTGCGGCCGCTGTGAATCCGAAAGACGTGCAACGATTCGTTATGCGGTATTTGGAGGCGACGGAGTGTCACGTGACGGAGAAGTCGCCCGCGCACGTGACGGTGCGGCTGTCGCCCGAGGCGGACAAGGATTTGACGAACCGCCATTATTATTGGAGCTTCATCGAACGGACGGGCGCGACGCCGGAGACGATGACGATGACGTTCGTGTTCGATCCGGAGGCGCGGGCCGCGGCGGTTGCGCCGTCCGCGGGAGGACCCGCCGGCGCTCCGGCGCCGGGGGCCGTCCCCGGGGGAGCTCCCGGGGGTGCTTCCGGAGGCGGCAATGCTCCAGGGGCTCCTGGGGCTCCTGGGGCTCCTGGGGCTCCCGGCGCTCCTGGGGCTCCTGGCGGCGATTCGATTTTAGGGCGGTACTTCGGGTTTACGCCGGCCCCCTCCATGGTCGGCCGCACGCCGTTCGACGAAGTGACGTACGGCAGCCGGCGGCTCGAGCAGCTGTTCGGCATCGTCCGGACCAAGGGCAAATACGTCCAAATGTTCGAAGACGTCCACGTCCCGCGCGGCGCTCCCCCGGCGGCGTTCACGACGTGGCTCGGCGTCAATTACAAGGTCGAATTTTGCTGCGACATGAAACGGGACGAGCTGCACTCGCTCGGCATCTCGCTGCTGACGGGGCAAATCGTGGAGGATTTCCAAGAAGCGCTGTCCTCCCTGTCGCTGACGCCGCGATTGCCGCCGAACGTGCTCGTACAGCGTCCCGTTTGGTCGATCCGACGGGCGATTGCGGCGCTGGAGCAGCATGTCGAGCGCGACATCCGTAACTACAACCACGATTGGGCGGCCGCCGCGAAAGCGCGGCTCGACGACGAGCTCGCCCGCGTCGACGAATATTACGGCGAGCTGCTGCCGACGATCGAGGATCCGGAGCAGCGCGCGGCGGCGGAAGCTCAATACCAGGCGCGCCGGCGCGAGCTGGAATGGCAATATTCGCCACGCATTGAGGCGAATGTCGTCAACGCCGGCATCTTCCATCTCGCATCCGACACGCCGTTGTCGCGTTAGACAAAAGTTCTAATA
This genomic window from Paenibacillus sp. contains:
- a CDS encoding DEAD/DEAH box helicase, which codes for MRKTVLPEPTRSINDHLALTFDRSWHEALEDRLAKNGPWDNYTHYQLAYEAEQAALIQSFEELQCLRHLPKLRPLPHQLDAAKRVLHDMRGRAILADEVGLGKTIEAGLILKEYMIRGLVRKALILVPASLVLQWVRELNAKFGISAAAQKKAYMWESCDVVVASIDTAKRDPHRDIVLGIDYDMLIIDEAHKLKNKKTTNYQFVNQLRKKYCLLLTATPVQNDLSELYNLITLLKPGQLGAQGSFLANYVADKRIPKNEGALQQELQKVMIRNRRSDGGVQFTKRQVQNVLLTLSDEEQALYDGVTRFVKQRYEEAGGDIGSGLAMLTLQREVCSSRDAVFITLVNLFKKTAEDSPVRARIWELVELIRGIKANTKAEQAMDIIRGIDGKVIIFTEYRASQEYLLHFLKEHGIRAVPYRGGMNRGKKDWMMDLFRNRAQVMVATEAGGEGINLQFCHHVINFDLPWNPMRIEQRIGRVHRLGQTEDVKIYNLSTRGTIEEHILHLLHEKINMFELVIGELDTIIERGDSLETSLAKIVLESRDDRELRAKLDSLGSSFAGSRGGSAGGGGSAAAQRKARIGALLDRVAVDVPPAGALAAPGGSAAEAEVRPL
- a CDS encoding YqhG family protein, with the protein product MNPKDVQRFVMRYLEATECHVTEKSPAHVTVRLSPEADKDLTNRHYYWSFIERTGATPETMTMTFVFDPEARAAAVAPSAGGPAGAPAPGAVPGGAPGGASGGGNAPGAPGAPGAPGAPGAPGAPGGDSILGRYFGFTPAPSMVGRTPFDEVTYGSRRLEQLFGIVRTKGKYVQMFEDVHVPRGAPPAAFTTWLGVNYKVEFCCDMKRDELHSLGISLLTGQIVEDFQEALSSLSLTPRLPPNVLVQRPVWSIRRAIAALEQHVERDIRNYNHDWAAAAKARLDDELARVDEYYGELLPTIEDPEQRAAAEAQYQARRRELEWQYSPRIEANVVNAGIFHLASDTPLSR